The following proteins come from a genomic window of Brevibacillus antibioticus:
- a CDS encoding YitT family protein, with product MYWLQKSVAILTGSVLLGIGVNLFLVPHRLMEGGIIGIGLLATYYMQMPTGLVMIFVSIPVYVIVFLYDRSLFFHSFHGMLISAFFIDILSDMRGWNLWSTSFSAVTGGVLIGMGVGLMLAYETNTGGTDLLAQFFARRYKLRVALLIFLIDGLIVLCSTQTIGMERMIFSLLTIISVAATTQMFSGLGRPLPPYTIIGPLLSRKMDDHSPRLYVITSARFRNREGEGNILEKINRKRKK from the coding sequence GCGTGCTTCTAGGCATTGGGGTCAACCTGTTTTTGGTTCCGCATCGCCTAATGGAAGGGGGCATAATCGGGATCGGTTTGCTGGCGACGTATTACATGCAGATGCCGACGGGTCTGGTGATGATATTCGTTAGTATTCCTGTGTATGTCATCGTCTTTTTGTATGATCGCAGCTTGTTTTTTCACAGCTTTCACGGCATGCTGATTTCTGCTTTCTTTATAGACATTCTCTCGGATATGCGTGGTTGGAATCTATGGTCAACTTCCTTTTCCGCAGTTACTGGCGGCGTATTAATTGGAATGGGTGTTGGGTTGATGCTTGCTTACGAGACGAATACGGGCGGGACAGACCTGCTCGCGCAATTTTTTGCCAGACGCTACAAGCTGCGCGTTGCTTTGCTGATTTTTCTAATCGATGGGTTGATCGTACTTTGCTCGACTCAAACGATCGGGATGGAGAGAATGATTTTCTCTTTGCTGACAATCATCTCAGTTGCGGCGACTACGCAAATGTTCAGTGGACTGGGACGACCTTTGCCACCGTATACGATAATAGGCCCGCTTCTTTCGCGTAAAATGGATGATCACTCACCACGGCTCTATGTAATTACAAGCGCGAGATTTAGGAACAGGGAAGGGGAAGGCAATATTTTGGAGAAAATAAATAGGAAAAGGAAGAAATGA
- a CDS encoding MBL fold metallo-hydrolase, whose protein sequence is MSGQAFQMITERVGYFPGHVNIGLVIGEHGAVLIDSGLDTQNAKKIKKGLDAIAQPLYAIIQTHSHADHFGGNAYLLGCWPEARVYAPPLEEAIIRNPILEPIYLNMGAAPLDDLKNKFLLAQPSRVDHLLPLDEGIEIDGVPFFILSLPGHSWQQVGVVCDEICFAADSYLGEEVLEKHKLPFLVDAHETLLSLHKLLATNYRGYVPGHGAYTTTSHDAVNKNIAWHERIFSVICDLLVEETTPEEALTLLCERLHISIENASSYVLFRTAFMGYLVGLQKTKRVAYRFEQNRWLWRTVQDGAEGAER, encoded by the coding sequence TTGTCTGGACAAGCATTTCAAATGATAACAGAGCGTGTCGGCTATTTTCCTGGTCACGTTAACATAGGACTTGTCATTGGTGAGCACGGAGCGGTCCTGATTGATTCTGGTCTGGATACCCAAAACGCCAAAAAAATCAAGAAAGGACTGGACGCTATCGCCCAGCCCTTGTATGCAATCATTCAAACGCACTCTCATGCAGATCATTTCGGTGGCAACGCCTACTTGCTCGGATGCTGGCCCGAAGCAAGGGTCTATGCGCCACCGCTGGAAGAGGCGATCATTCGAAATCCCATACTGGAGCCCATTTACTTGAACATGGGTGCAGCCCCACTTGATGATCTCAAAAACAAGTTTTTGCTGGCGCAGCCTTCTCGGGTGGACCACCTCCTTCCGCTGGATGAAGGGATCGAGATAGATGGCGTACCTTTCTTTATCCTTTCTCTGCCAGGGCATAGCTGGCAACAGGTTGGCGTCGTCTGCGACGAGATTTGCTTCGCTGCCGACAGTTATTTAGGCGAAGAGGTTTTGGAAAAGCACAAGCTGCCGTTTCTTGTGGATGCGCATGAGACCCTGCTCAGTCTTCATAAATTGCTTGCAACCAACTACAGGGGATACGTACCTGGGCACGGAGCATATACCACCACCTCTCATGATGCCGTGAACAAAAATATTGCTTGGCATGAGCGGATTTTCTCGGTGATCTGCGACCTTTTAGTAGAGGAGACAACACCAGAAGAAGCATTAACTCTCCTGTGTGAGCGTTTACACATTTCCATAGAAAATGCTTCGAGTTATGTGCTGTTTCGGACGGCGTTTATGGGTTACCTAGTCGGGCTTCAGAAAACAAAGAGGGTGGCATACCGGTTTGAACAAAATCGGTGGTTGTGGAGAACCGTTCAGGATGGAGCCGAGGGAGCAGAAAGGTAA